CAAAATAAATGAGGTTTGaactttaaacgtcgttttctcaGTTTGAGGTCTAATGTAGATACCCCCTTTGCGCTTAGTAGGGCAGTATAAAGGGAAGACTTGAAAGAAATCCAAGTATACAAATAAGGGGGAAagcaataaaaagaacaaaaataactaGATATCTTGGTATTATCATAATCGATGAACCAAGACTCTTTACAAACCATATAAATAGCGTCTGTGAGAAGGCAGCGAAAGTCATGCATTGCATTGCAAGCCTAGCACAAAGGGAGTATAGAATTCCGTTCCAGCATATGCGCGTATACCTGAGTATATACGATACTTGCcacaattgtagggtacggtcagtggcggcgcctggtgtaaagtattgggggtgcacacataatatTAAGATATAAAAAACCCTTGAGGCCCTATTTCCCtagataaatttttttgattttgagtgtcgtcaaattgtaaaaatcaaaggacctttttaaaaaattatgataaataatgtattgtattgacttaaaattataatcttcttcttcttcttatatttgttgtagatctgtcgatctgttaattccgacgttgaagtatttcttgagaggtagactgccagctatctctccatttTTTGGTGGtgtccccggtggacgcttgcctgctggttttccttctagagcaattcttggtagtctgtgctcctccattctttttacatgattGAATCATTCTCTTAGGCTTTGCCTGctccatctgactacatcttgcacgccacattgttccctgatgatgttgtttcgtattctatctcttcttatcttccctgctattgctcttagtgtctttatttcggctgttcgtagcatgcctTTGGTTTTATttgtgtcttctcttgattcaatgccataggtcataacaggtctgatgcaagttttataaattctaactttgctgtccattctcatatatgggttattccagaccacatctctcaaacatccggacaagacagcggccttgtgAATTTGTccttgtcctcttaggtctctgtctgggtcatgataacttgataactctacgcctagatatttgaactggtatttgaaaattataatttaatgtttaaatgttacaagcaagttttgtaacgaaagtcaagtcgcctgttatttttttagataaattcttAAATAACCAATTcagtaaaatttgaaatttcttgaatcatttttttttattgaaaacattgcgaCTGCTGTTAGTCAATCCTAGCCCATAGCCATTTTAAGGAAAGTTTTGGTTTTGATTAAAATCatcttttaaattattttcaatcaaaaatttatttaagtGGACTGCCCCGGATAGTTAAAATCGGATCTTTTATTTTGTTCTTTATGATTCTTCTTCTCCAAATATGTAGGAAACACGGAAAGCGGTAAAAAGTATTGATagtaaaacatagtttttaattataaataacttttcataataacaattttcgatattgtgaaaaataaacgtgttttactcttgagcgaaattcatattttttgacatacctcgtataaaattgataaaatttgacaaaagatggttgtattttagattttagaccatgcagaactttttattaaaaatcactttttttcgtaaaattaataataaaagagttatctgaattaaaataattgaaaataatgtagttatccataatttttcaaaaaaaaaatttcaattagaaggatgtactagaatacagtttttaattccaaacaacttttcataatagcaatttttaatattgtgaaaaataaagctactttactcttgagtgaaattcaaactttttgacatacctcgtataatattcaaaaaatttaatatttgatggttaaatcttaggttttggaccatgcagagctttttataaagaataacttttttcgcaaaattaataataaaaaagttttccatatggatacaacttacagggacatactgtataataattgtatatcatatcaatattgtggagcaatatataatttttcttcttcaatgacagtaggtatgaaatatacgtcactttgacaatttcaattgacaatatgaattatttaagaaagttgcaatatttctccgttattcgcgcacgatcgtttctcgtatcccctccaagtacttgcacaccgcgaatagcagTTACACGGAACACCAACGTACctaatggatacgtaccttaaggTGCCAAAAATGTGCTCTCTTTTCTTTTCACTGTTATATATTCTCTTTTATACGTATGGGCACTCAGTAGCGCCGTATATCAAGaattaactttataaaaaaataaaaaaggaaaaaatacacctaatttaaaaaatgttattattaaaaataaatgatacAGTAAGTAAATATAAATGATACAGTAGTTTTTAAACAACACAACAGATAACACGTATTGATTAGTCTAACAGAACTTAGAGAACATATatgtatatggatgatttaatGAGGATACACTATATATTCTATAAAATAATCAGAGCTATTATCTGGGGTAATGTTATCATTGGTTGGCGAATCTGTATTAATTTGCACAACTAAAATGATTTCATCTGGTGCCAGATTTTGAAGTTTACTTTTGAATGTCTGGTTTGGCAAGCCACATCTTCTATAATCGGCATTAAATTGCAGAGCAACGGGtagatacattttttttattttcataaatcgTCTTACCTAAAAAAATAGTGTGAAAATAGGTGTGTAACTAATAGGGGaggcaagtatgctaaatttgcaatcactcgagcgttatgagcGCCTGTTGGTCGTCATAACGTTCCAATGAGAAGATTACCAAAAAAGTTcaagtttaaaaatttaattttccatttccaacaatcgttttttgaagttatacttctttacgcgcgatatgagggtgaattttaataggattaaaacctttgatcccggcgcagtcgcattacaactttgttctgattggatgttcaaatgacacgacaaaaattatccaatatggcagctgtggcacagctgtgggactgtggtttggttatgtatggttgttgcgttttaaaatttgtaggaagagaaacaacaaacaaaaagttatgcctttttaaatagttttcatattatatttttggacttattaacatagaagagatgattgttgcatgccaatgtgaaagcccatcaaactgtgactagtatgagtgccgcaaaattactgataaaaaacctattagctcgaaggcgtagagaactgtggataacaacaatcaaccgggacgatctacgatctcgcttattcaaagctaaagaatcttacactggtaagtgttttaaaaatagttgatcaaattttgttatgatatttgaacatagccactttgcacgatgcaagtgattgcgaaatttattagtcgttatacgggctctgattgggtgttgaaatgatctgtcaataataattaattgttcaatatgaaggtaaacaaatgtataatatagtagttttattgttgtgaggacagaaacaaaaaagtttataattgtagtgatttttaaatagtttttaaagcaacaggtacgtaataattattgtaaatgtatcataggtatcTACCTAtttttgaacctaccaaaatacatagtatgtaatacttttatttacataatttgattaccatcaaaatttctatcaatattcacctaatatattgttttcttactctatgttttgttgtattttttcaattctaaatcatttcaattcaaaatcaaaataatttgatttactaattcaaaaatgtcaaaagtttaaaccgtttagttagtcgatcttcgcacataatgacacactgtctccgtggcgaagcgtttaatgcgagtgaaccccaatacaacgccaataccagccgcgctggtaagttggttcgaatcccaatagaaacttttatttttttattttttttatacattttatgattgtaagtatatttattatataattttattttcagaaaatacgtatttagttaaaaaaatttccgacaattaatgttcagaaatcatttgtggcatttttaatgtgtttgtgtgtgttttattcttttattattttaatttttggcactgttttaataaaaatgtttgagaagtagtaagtataaattagtttaatatttaaataaaatataaataaaaagtatattaatttcgtttataatcatataatagaagtataacttcttacgtgcgtacaaagtacacacacattcttttttcgattatagcgccatttatccataattcgaaaaaatgtcttgaacaaacgttacttatttttacgtaagaaatccaaatttgcaataaaaaattggggctcctatttaagattttaaagtaaccccccaccccatctccgtggtgggtcgtgtttgatataagtcgatagattttaaaaaaatattgaacacgtatttttcagttttttaatctgatgttcatttcgcaaaatatcgccgGATTCCTTAAAATTGTCGTCGAaagattttagaaaaatattgaactaatatttttcagtttttcgatttgacgttTTTTTTGCTTGAAAAATTGCATTGgtcgagccaattagccagacttgtttgtgattgattgcagattcatagtcataaatttcttatttcataacgtaagtactacaatattatttttttgatacaATATATATTATtagatatatatatttttttatcatatattttaatttgtggtaatcacttttttacttctattttctttgttaatttttttacttgttttttttttatttttcttttcttttttttttgtttctatttttttattattatttttttgttattattattttattatgtgttcttttttatatcttattttttaaaattttttcaaacaaaattaacaaattattcctagtttacaacttgtatttacataatttaacatgtttataaatgagatgaagaatttccatatcatttgtaaatattaaagtattaaggtttattgggaaacaacattttaaattttttaattccttataaaggtcgtttatgttatttatctgtaaatgacattctaatatgacatgtgttagatctccgattttgccacaagtacaattggaagtatctgccaagccgattctatgcatgtaaggTGGAGTaaaatctgacgttcatttcgcgaaatattcgcctttttgtgaaactttgaatgagatatttgaaattaaaaatcacaaacaattttctattttttttcatCCCTGCTGtaacctattaaaataaacattatagaagttttcagggactttcggtcctctgtaataacgtaatctttcattctgcatttaaatttttcaaaaatacttattagttttccttaggattcgaaaaaaattaatgaatttaaattagggtgaccaaatcataaacttgaaaaaaaaaacgggacacatatCCAAGGAGGGTTAGGGGTGATACCTCCAGCTAAAGGGGGTCCGAGGGGTCTCTACGAGACTATctttaaactgttttaaatacTCAGTTTTTGCGGCTTCACTTTCATTCcaaatatttgttttataaaaatatacagtgattaaatataattaaaacataTCTATATATCTTATCTTTTTCGTCTAGCTATAAACAAAATAGTAAATTATCAATTTAGTTTACAcaaaaattttgattaattttctttgtttttaaaatgGCAAAACTTTCGAAAGTACTGTAACCCTAGAAAGTACGTGAAAATTACAGAAAAATTGatataaactttttttaatagGATATTTTGGTCAGAATTTAGAAACACTTGAGCAATTTAGAAGTGTTGGATGCCTATGACTCAAAAATACTCAATCATTCTGAAACTCTAGACTTTCTGTAATGGCCACCCCtaattaaattgcaaatttaaaacTACGGTCTGAAACTGATTGCGCTTCGAAATTATTTTATGATCTGGCAGCGGAAAAGCACGAGCATTCGCTCACAGGATGATCCGGCAGAAACTGGTTTCCAATCGGCCCGGCCGAAAACAGAGTTTTTTCGACCCGAAAATATTACAGTGCCAGTTACTGTCAATCAAAGATAACTAAAATACCTTTTGAAGTGATATTCCTCACAAATGAGTCAATTTCAAACCATAGATTTAAGAAGCCCATAGAACCATAGATTTAAGGTGTTTTCATTAATCTAAGTTTCAAACATACTATACGAGCTCAGGCGAGTAATATAATTTGATACAGATACATAGTATCAATTAGATAAGCTTAATCGTATCCGTTTagtttataatattataaattctttttttaaatacattttctCATGGAAGCCAGCATTGATTTTTTGTTCTTTTCCCAGAAGCCAAATATCGATATTcatcattcatcatcatcaatggtgccacagccctataaaagagcctcgaccttcccaagtctattacgccagccaGTTCTATCCACTACCaactgtttttatttttctaccagcctcatctacaccatccttccatttatttctacttcccacaggtagtgacataaggattcttctaggagggttgttctgctgcgatcttgctagatgtcctgcccatcttagtcttcctatttttataagagatactacgtctttaccaccaaatatacgtttatatctgtggtatatctCGTAGTTGTACATCCTtctccaaacaccattttcacaaatgccaccgaatattcccctcaggatccttcgttcaaatataagcagaagattttcatctgccttggagatggtccatgtctccgatccatattaTGTCAACATTAATTTgatgtataagggttttgtatatgggtatttttgttttttggcttaagcttttgcttctcatatgtctactagGTCCAAAATAGCATTCGTTTGCTAGGAtcatccttcgcttgatttcttccgttatgacgttctccttggtgatcagagAGCCTacgtatgtgaatttgtccaccacttcaaaggtagagttatcaaccgtgaattggtgaggtgttgatgccatcatcttataGATTTCTCCTAATTTACTTCCAGGCCCATATTTTTttaggcatttgagaaggtggtaccTATACATTTCTTCTAATTTGCGTGTTGTGCGAGCTAATATAGATATTAGCACTGATATATTCCGAGTTTGATCGTAGCTGCAGACAAATGGCAAGTAAACAGTACCAGATAATCGTAGCTGGCGTCCTAGAAAAGAACGAGATCTACGAATTATCTGTCACTTGGCAGTCAGTGTGTTAAATTACCTATATCTAAATATCGGGGAATTACTTACTCTGTAAAAGGTTTTGGAGCCATTACATAAAGCGATTTTAAGCTGTTCTCTAATGAAAAACTGGCCCAAATcgtaaatattttgatttctatcAATACGAGTATAATTCCTCAGACCTGTAGCCATAATCACCTCTCCAAAAATTTCCTTGTATTCAGGTGAATTATAGTTAGTAAGAGGGTATTGGCTTGATACGTTATAATCTTCAATCCAATATGAAGGTgcgttttttaatattattctcTCCATATTTCTCAATTGCAAAAAAGGTCACAAACAAGTGTAGAAAGTCCAATATTagctacaaataaaaaaatacctaaaataagaaaatctacggtttcgttttgatttaaatctgtctcccttcATCCTCCgacataggcgcccatacacaagggcagggggggccgtggcccctcctagcttttcgggaaagaacaaaaattaaatttatattacataaacgtatttttatcaaaaaattattggataattttgagagataaattggaaacaacatatttattaataaaaaaattcacatattgggtagttattaatagtttaacagaaattctttgtgtctgcgacagtggtctatatggaatgtgcataatacacatttctcACAGTCACggtatgctattaacgaaaacattgaaagagattagaggcgtgggaaacatatacactgtaatcaaaacccaaaattacaaattagatgaatcatttataatactgcaaaaaaaaccatatcagcaagaaatccgatctctgaccgataatcactaatgagccatttATCTTTGAGAACTGGTaaaagtaattatattttatattttgaaataaattcatactgaaaaataattgttaaaatttattgaacatagtcaaattttagtttgcaaaagtatttttttagtaagta
The window above is part of the Diabrotica virgifera virgifera chromosome 2, PGI_DIABVI_V3a genome. Proteins encoded here:
- the LOC126879420 gene encoding uncharacterized protein LOC126879420, whose translation is MERIILKNAPSYWIEDYNVSSQYPLTNYNSPEYKEIFGEVIMATGLRNYTRIDRNQNIYDLGQFFIREQLKIALCNGSKTFYRVRRFMKIKKMYLPVALQFNADYRRCGLPNQTFKSKLQNLAPDEIILVVQINTDSPTNDNITPDNSSDYFIEYIVYPH